A single window of Nicotiana tomentosiformis chromosome 1, ASM39032v3, whole genome shotgun sequence DNA harbors:
- the LOC138908829 gene encoding uncharacterized protein has translation MAAEKIDHMHPLFVHPSDTPSSILILVKLTGSENYGLWRQSMRITLQAKRKIGFVLGTCKKDSFESELHEDWETCNAIVLSWIMNTVSPNLLSGIVYASNAHLVWEDLRERDSHHLTGTDSVSAYFTKLKELWAEYDAMVSIPNSKGYVEHLQQQRLMQFLSGLNETYDQARRQILMKTTEPTLNQAYALIIEDESQNSNSIVRNRGDRIAMQGAKFCWKRAIFRYFWSDFRLFFLRFSD, from the exons ATGGCGGCCGAAAAAATCGATCACATGCATCCTTTGTTTGTTCATCCTTCAGATACTCCTAGCTCGATTTTGATTCTGGTAAAGCTCACAGGATCAGAAAATTATGGACTGTGGCGTCAATCAATGCGAATTACACTACAAGCTAAGAGAAAGATAGGGTTTGTGCTCGGGACATGCAAAAAAGACTCATTCGAGTCTGAATTACATGAGGACTGGGAAACATGTAATGCAATTGTACTTTCCTGGATCATGAACACAGTTTCTCCGAATTTGCTTAGTGGCATTGTATACGCATCTAATGCGCATTTGGTTTGGGAGGATCTCCGAGAAAG AGATAGCCACCATCTCACAGGAACTGATTCTGTATCTGCCTATTTCACCAAGCTTAAGGAGTTGTGGGCAGAATATGATGCAATGGTGTCCATTCCAAACTCGAAGGGATATGTTGAGCACCTTCAGCAACAAAGATTAATGCAATTTCTGAGTGGACTTAATGAGACCTATGATCAAGCAAGACGACAGATCCTAATGAAAACTACAGAGCCAACACTGAATCAAGCTTATGCTTTAATCATTGAAGATGAAAGTCAAAATTCCAATTCTATTGTAAGGAATAGAGGAGATCGTATTGCTATGCAAGGAG CGAAATTTTGCTGGAAAAGGGCCATTTTCAGgtatttttggagtgattttcggCTATTTTTCCTCCGATTTTCGGACTGA